In Halobaculum rubrum, the following are encoded in one genomic region:
- a CDS encoding M20/M25/M40 family metallo-hydrolase — protein sequence MTVPALRDLTTRLCSFETTDGNEAAAAEWLRDRLADAGLETYTWEADPERLAEHPSFPDDPADIDAAGRPSVAGVLEFGDPDAGRTLVLNGHLDVVPADDDLWTSDPFDPVWGEAGDGAETLTCRGAADMKAAVAACVHAAVDLREGVESGDLDLDGRVVVEAVAGEEEGGIGAAAAALDSPYPFDRDAALVAEPTELRAVTATEGTVMKRLRIAGRSAHAATRWNGVDTLPLFETIRRAFMKLETERCERVTHPLYESFDVPWPIVCGRVEAGSWASTVPGTLTAEWRIGVAPGETVDEVEAEFEARLAEVVADDEWLSEHPPEFDRFSIMFEPAEIGADEPVVRSLQAAMTDAGVSDTAPAGATYGADNRHYIAAGVPTVVFGPGSIDQAHFPDETIRWPEVETARNVIRDTAERFLGGNDSDGTDHSNGTNGR from the coding sequence ATGACCGTTCCGGCCCTGCGGGACCTCACGACCCGGCTGTGCTCGTTCGAGACGACCGACGGCAACGAGGCGGCCGCCGCCGAGTGGCTCCGAGACCGCCTCGCGGACGCCGGCCTCGAGACGTACACGTGGGAAGCCGACCCCGAGCGACTCGCCGAGCACCCCTCGTTCCCGGACGACCCCGCGGACATCGACGCCGCGGGCCGCCCGAGCGTCGCGGGCGTCCTCGAGTTCGGCGACCCGGACGCCGGCCGAACGCTCGTGCTCAACGGCCACCTCGACGTGGTGCCAGCGGACGACGACCTCTGGACGAGCGACCCGTTCGACCCCGTGTGGGGCGAGGCCGGGGACGGCGCGGAAACGCTCACCTGCCGCGGCGCCGCCGACATGAAAGCCGCCGTCGCCGCCTGCGTCCACGCCGCCGTCGACCTCCGGGAGGGGGTCGAGTCCGGCGATCTCGATCTCGACGGTCGGGTCGTCGTCGAGGCGGTCGCCGGGGAGGAGGAAGGCGGTATCGGCGCGGCCGCGGCAGCGCTCGACTCGCCGTACCCGTTCGACCGCGACGCCGCCCTCGTCGCGGAGCCGACGGAGCTCCGCGCCGTCACCGCGACGGAGGGAACCGTCATGAAGCGCCTTCGGATCGCGGGCCGGAGCGCCCACGCCGCGACGCGGTGGAACGGCGTCGACACGCTCCCGCTGTTCGAGACGATCAGGCGGGCGTTCATGAAACTTGAAACCGAGCGGTGCGAGCGCGTCACCCATCCGCTGTACGAGTCGTTCGACGTGCCGTGGCCGATCGTCTGCGGCCGGGTCGAGGCGGGGTCGTGGGCGTCGACCGTGCCGGGAACGCTGACCGCCGAGTGGCGGATCGGGGTCGCACCCGGCGAGACGGTCGACGAGGTGGAGGCGGAGTTCGAGGCCCGACTCGCCGAGGTGGTCGCGGACGACGAGTGGCTCTCCGAGCACCCGCCCGAGTTCGACCGCTTCTCGATCATGTTCGAGCCCGCCGAGATCGGCGCCGACGAGCCCGTCGTCCGGTCGTTGCAGGCGGCGATGACCGACGCCGGTGTGTCCGACACCGCTCCCGCGGGGGCGACGTACGGCGCGGACAACCGACACTACATCGCCGCCGGGGTTCCGACGGTCGTGTTCGGCCCCGGGAGCATCGACCAGGCCCACTTCCCCGACGAGACGATCCGCTGGCCGGAGGTGGAGACGGCCCGAAACGTGATCCGCGACACCGCCGAGCGGTTCCTCGGCGGCAACGATAGCGACGGCACTGACCACAGTAACGGAACGAACGGGCGATAA
- a CDS encoding non-canonical purine NTP pyrophosphatase: protein MLRYVTTNPGKVREAREYLGDEVSQLDFDYTEIQAPDLAPIAAHGAREAYRHAGEPVLVDDAGLFVRGFDGFPGPYSAYVEDTIGVEAVRRLVDAELDDRRAEFRCVLAYCDGEQFDASPDPVDRDERVVAAATGAERGDEETEPLPVKLFEGVVRGEIVEARGDGGFGYDPIFAYDGSTLAEMDAAEKNAISHRGRALEKFGEWFQER, encoded by the coding sequence ATGCTCCGCTACGTCACGACGAACCCGGGAAAGGTCCGCGAGGCCCGCGAGTACCTCGGCGACGAGGTGTCACAACTCGACTTCGACTACACCGAGATCCAAGCACCCGATCTCGCGCCCATCGCCGCCCACGGCGCCCGCGAGGCGTACCGCCACGCCGGCGAGCCCGTCCTCGTCGACGACGCCGGGCTGTTCGTCCGCGGATTCGACGGCTTTCCCGGCCCGTACTCCGCGTACGTCGAAGACACGATCGGCGTCGAGGCCGTCCGACGGCTCGTCGACGCCGAGCTCGACGACCGTCGCGCCGAGTTCCGCTGTGTGCTCGCGTACTGCGACGGCGAGCAGTTCGACGCCAGCCCCGACCCTGTCGACCGCGACGAGCGCGTCGTCGCGGCCGCAACCGGGGCCGAGCGCGGCGACGAGGAGACGGAGCCGCTTCCGGTGAAGCTGTTCGAGGGCGTCGTCCGCGGCGAGATCGTCGAGGCGCGCGGCGACGGCGGCTTCGGCTACGACCCGATCTTCGCGTACGACGGATCGACGCTCGCCGAGATGGACGCCGCCGAGAAGAACGCGATCTCCCATCGCGGGCGGGCGTTGGAGAAGTTCGGGGAGTGGTTCCAGGAACGGTAG
- a CDS encoding DUF7119 family protein: protein MSHERPGDGHDGNGERRRRADREAEIGEPVVRGDPAVTGERAERAARFDPGDPESLERAADTVRRFASEAVAGDDNVVMLRGAAACAALVRGHGSYKTAAEAAGDGVQVSFIRKWARVHDLPESVRRHVARGHIAPTAAKHIARVAGDARFDLAWAVLDADLTVREVRRAASAINDGDSPEAALRAEGGSPGELRADLPPDVYRWLRDRASLENRDPGDVIADALDEYRDL, encoded by the coding sequence ATGAGTCACGAGCGGCCCGGAGACGGCCACGACGGCAACGGCGAGCGGCGCCGTCGCGCCGACCGCGAGGCGGAGATCGGCGAGCCCGTCGTCCGCGGCGATCCGGCCGTCACCGGCGAGCGCGCCGAACGGGCCGCACGCTTCGATCCCGGCGACCCCGAGAGCCTCGAGCGGGCGGCCGACACCGTCCGACGGTTCGCCAGCGAGGCCGTCGCCGGCGACGACAACGTCGTTATGTTGCGCGGGGCGGCCGCCTGCGCCGCGCTCGTTCGCGGACACGGATCGTACAAGACGGCCGCCGAGGCCGCCGGCGACGGCGTCCAGGTGTCGTTCATCCGCAAGTGGGCGCGCGTGCACGACCTCCCCGAGTCGGTCCGCCGGCACGTCGCCCGCGGGCACATCGCGCCGACTGCCGCCAAGCACATCGCGCGCGTCGCCGGCGACGCGCGCTTCGACCTCGCGTGGGCCGTGCTCGATGCGGACCTCACCGTCCGCGAGGTGCGCCGCGCGGCCAGCGCGATCAACGACGGCGACTCCCCGGAAGCGGCCCTCCGAGCCGAGGGCGGCAGCCCCGGCGAGCTCAGAGCCGACCTGCCACCCGATGTCTATCGGTGGCTCCGGGACCGCGCGTCGCTGGAGAACCGGGACCCGGGCGACGTGATCGCCGACGCGCTCGACGAGTACCGAGATCTCTGA
- a CDS encoding DUF5809 family protein: MDTEGTLAPATPAAAREEYDTLVPAAKVAVREATRAMAFDREEYAERVTGEVIETVRDALFASLLRVHVGTREEYEAWLDDHPEYESDVAGSDNVDNVVWHPVAFAPDGEGEGERSERTKPVVAATWQAEREAALGTLRRRAFGRAYRPVVDSGERDGDDEAGIEPGTNDGSGEP, encoded by the coding sequence ATGGACACCGAAGGGACGCTCGCGCCGGCGACGCCGGCGGCCGCGCGCGAGGAGTACGACACGCTCGTGCCCGCCGCGAAGGTCGCCGTCCGCGAGGCGACGAGGGCGATGGCGTTCGACCGCGAGGAGTACGCCGAGCGCGTCACCGGCGAGGTGATCGAGACCGTCCGCGACGCCCTGTTCGCGTCGCTGCTTCGCGTTCACGTCGGCACGCGCGAGGAGTACGAGGCGTGGCTTGACGACCATCCGGAGTACGAGTCCGACGTGGCCGGCAGCGACAACGTCGACAACGTCGTCTGGCACCCGGTCGCGTTCGCGCCCGACGGCGAAGGCGAGGGCGAGCGAAGCGAGCGCACCAAGCCCGTCGTCGCGGCGACGTGGCAGGCCGAGCGCGAGGCCGCACTCGGAACGCTCCGGCGGCGTGCGTTCGGCCGGGCGTACCGACCGGTCGTGGACAGTGGGGAACGCGACGGTGACGACGAGGCCGGGATCGAGCCGGGAACGAACGACGGGTCGGGGGAGCCGTAA
- a CDS encoding GNAT family N-acetyltransferase: MTTSRGSATGDNADSGVRIRPADRADLLGVFRIEKAVFTQPWPYAAFEGLLDAPGFLVAEGDTEGSHDGGRDAATGSGGTAGIDAGDVLGYVVGDVTPNHGRDIGHIKDVAVHPGMQGEGLGRRLLRASLSELAAAGASVVKLEVRETNHRAQSLYADEGFRPARRIPRYYGDGEAAFVMRLDLGEWVRERNAGGP, encoded by the coding sequence GTGACCACCTCGCGCGGCTCGGCCACCGGCGACAACGCTGACAGCGGGGTCCGGATCCGCCCGGCCGACCGGGCGGACCTGCTCGGCGTGTTCCGCATCGAGAAGGCCGTGTTCACGCAGCCGTGGCCGTACGCCGCGTTCGAGGGACTGCTCGATGCCCCCGGGTTCCTCGTCGCCGAAGGTGACACCGAGGGCAGCCACGACGGCGGTCGGGATGCTGCGACCGGGAGCGGGGGAACCGCGGGAATCGACGCCGGCGACGTGCTCGGCTACGTCGTCGGCGACGTGACGCCGAACCACGGCCGGGACATCGGCCACATCAAGGACGTAGCCGTTCACCCCGGCATGCAGGGAGAGGGGCTCGGCCGCCGCCTGCTCCGGGCGTCGCTGTCGGAGTTGGCGGCCGCGGGCGCGAGTGTGGTGAAGTTGGAGGTGCGCGAGACGAATCACCGGGCGCAGTCGCTGTACGCCGACGAGGGGTTCCGGCCGGCGCGGCGGATCCCGCGGTACTACGGCGACGGCGAGGCGGCGTTCGTGATGCGGCTGGATCTTGGCGAGTGGGTCCGCGAGCGCAACGCGGGCGGGCCGTAA
- a CDS encoding DUF5810 domain-containing protein — translation MGYACPVCETPQRDGEHLANHLAFTAMLHGDEHEGWLDERVDDWGDRTPADLASSVTEFAEETEYDEVFEDTTGGGHGHRDHQHDDAARPDVTGDSTSGAAEAVVDEAVESVLEEAQELTEEMYGLDEESADGDGGGGTGGDEPADEE, via the coding sequence ATGGGATACGCCTGTCCGGTGTGTGAGACGCCCCAGCGCGACGGCGAGCACCTCGCGAACCACCTGGCGTTCACGGCCATGCTCCACGGCGACGAGCACGAGGGCTGGCTGGACGAGCGCGTCGACGACTGGGGCGACCGCACCCCGGCGGATCTGGCGTCTTCGGTGACCGAGTTCGCCGAGGAGACCGAGTACGACGAGGTGTTCGAGGACACCACCGGCGGAGGGCACGGCCATCGCGACCACCAACACGACGACGCGGCGCGTCCCGACGTGACCGGCGACTCGACGAGCGGCGCCGCGGAGGCGGTCGTCGACGAGGCCGTCGAGTCCGTTCTGGAGGAGGCGCAGGAGCTGACCGAGGAGATGTACGGGCTCGACGAGGAGAGCGCGGACGGGGACGGCGGCGGCGGGACCGGCGGCGACGAACCCGCCGACGAGGAGTAG
- a CDS encoding deoxyuridine 5'-triphosphate nucleotidohydrolase, which yields MFESGPTVADHVDPVDDDQIQPNGVDLTVAALYDQAEAGRITRDGKHVGDRREIDPEDGLYRLDPGTYVLQYGERLRIPDDHVGFVYPRSTLLRNSCMLNTAVWDAGYEGRGEGLLQVGHRIEIEPGARVAQFVLAAADHEGHYDGMYHGEG from the coding sequence ATGTTCGAATCGGGACCGACCGTCGCCGATCACGTCGACCCCGTCGACGACGACCAGATCCAGCCGAACGGCGTCGACTTGACGGTTGCCGCGCTGTACGACCAAGCGGAAGCCGGGCGGATCACACGCGACGGGAAGCACGTCGGCGACCGGCGGGAGATCGACCCCGAGGACGGCCTGTACCGACTCGACCCCGGAACATACGTCCTGCAGTACGGCGAGCGCCTGCGGATTCCGGACGACCACGTCGGCTTCGTCTACCCGCGGTCGACGCTGCTTCGCAACTCCTGCATGCTGAACACCGCAGTGTGGGACGCCGGGTACGAGGGTCGCGGTGAGGGGCTCCTCCAGGTCGGCCACCGGATCGAGATCGAACCCGGCGCCCGCGTCGCGCAGTTCGTCCTCGCGGCCGCCGACCACGAGGGTCACTACGACGGCATGTACCACGGGGAGGGATAG
- a CDS encoding aconitate hydratase gives MGQTITEQILDDHLVEGELTPGEEIGIEIDQVLTQDTTGTMVWLQFEALDLDEVQTELAAQYCDHQTYQFDFKNTDDHRFLRSAAGTFGAYFSRPGNGICHQVHKENFAAPGKTLLGSDSHTPTPGGLGQFAIGAGGLDIAVAMGGGPYYVEMPEVVNVQLEGELPEWATAKDIALHLLGELTVKGGVGKVLEYTGSGVDNLTIPERTTITNLGTELGATSSIFGTDEKTKDWLARQDREEEYVELTPDEDAEYAETIEVDLSDLEPLIATPSMPDNVVPVREVAGEDVEQVIIGSCTNGAYEDILPGAKMIEGREVAKKTEMIVAPGSKQASEMLAREGWTAEMMAAGVNFSEATCGACIGIGHVPASDSVSLRTFNRNFEGRSGIEDDSVYLCSPEVATAAAITGEIVDPRDLADELGDLEAPGLEMGTKYGPGMGESDPDIISPDESVDDGLIKGPNIGDVPLKDELASDIEGEALLKMEDNITTDHIIPATADILKFRSNIEKLSEFTLSRVDDTFAQRALDADGGFLVAGENYGQGSSREHAALCPMFLGVEGVLAESFARIHKANLFNFGLVPLTIDEETYENIDQGDDIEIVDDVGEGVRNGATEFTVRVNDDWEATAHLDASEREREILAAGGKLSWTKQQHDTGSGAAPADD, from the coding sequence ATGGGACAGACGATCACGGAGCAGATTCTCGACGATCACCTCGTCGAGGGTGAGCTGACACCCGGCGAGGAGATCGGAATTGAGATCGACCAGGTCCTTACGCAGGACACGACGGGGACGATGGTGTGGCTGCAGTTCGAGGCGCTCGACCTCGACGAGGTCCAGACGGAACTGGCCGCGCAGTACTGTGACCACCAGACGTACCAGTTCGACTTCAAGAACACCGACGACCACCGCTTCCTCCGCTCGGCGGCGGGAACCTTCGGCGCGTACTTCTCCCGGCCCGGGAACGGCATCTGCCACCAGGTCCACAAGGAGAACTTCGCGGCGCCCGGCAAGACCCTGCTGGGCTCGGACTCGCACACGCCGACCCCCGGCGGTCTCGGCCAGTTCGCCATCGGCGCGGGCGGCCTCGACATCGCCGTAGCGATGGGCGGCGGCCCCTACTACGTCGAGATGCCCGAGGTTGTCAACGTCCAGCTCGAGGGCGAGCTCCCCGAGTGGGCGACCGCGAAGGACATCGCGCTCCACCTGCTGGGCGAGCTGACCGTCAAGGGCGGCGTGGGCAAGGTACTCGAGTACACCGGATCCGGCGTCGACAACCTCACGATCCCCGAGCGGACGACCATCACGAACCTCGGCACCGAGCTGGGCGCGACCTCCTCGATCTTCGGCACCGACGAGAAGACGAAAGACTGGCTCGCGCGCCAGGACCGCGAGGAGGAGTACGTCGAGCTGACGCCCGACGAGGACGCCGAGTACGCCGAGACCATCGAGGTCGACCTCTCGGATCTCGAGCCGCTCATCGCGACGCCGTCGATGCCCGACAACGTCGTGCCCGTCCGCGAGGTCGCGGGCGAGGACGTCGAGCAGGTCATCATCGGCTCCTGTACGAACGGCGCCTACGAGGACATCCTCCCCGGCGCGAAGATGATCGAGGGCCGCGAGGTCGCCAAGAAGACCGAGATGATCGTCGCGCCCGGCTCCAAGCAGGCCTCCGAGATGCTGGCCCGCGAGGGCTGGACCGCGGAGATGATGGCCGCCGGCGTCAACTTCTCGGAGGCGACGTGTGGTGCCTGTATCGGCATCGGCCACGTGCCCGCCTCCGACTCCGTCTCGCTGCGGACGTTCAACCGCAACTTCGAGGGCCGCTCGGGCATCGAGGACGACTCGGTGTACCTGTGCTCGCCCGAGGTCGCCACGGCGGCGGCCATCACCGGCGAGATCGTCGACCCGCGAGACCTGGCCGACGAGCTCGGCGACCTCGAGGCACCCGGCCTCGAGATGGGGACGAAGTACGGCCCCGGCATGGGCGAGTCCGACCCGGACATCATCAGCCCCGACGAGTCCGTCGACGACGGCCTCATCAAGGGGCCGAACATCGGCGACGTCCCCCTGAAGGACGAGCTCGCCTCCGACATCGAGGGCGAGGCGCTCCTGAAGATGGAGGACAACATCACGACCGACCACATCATCCCGGCGACGGCGGACATCCTCAAGTTCCGCTCGAACATCGAGAAGCTCTCGGAGTTCACGCTCTCGCGCGTCGACGACACGTTCGCACAGCGCGCGCTGGACGCCGACGGCGGCTTCCTCGTCGCCGGCGAGAACTACGGGCAGGGCTCCTCGCGTGAACACGCGGCCCTGTGCCCGATGTTCCTCGGCGTCGAGGGCGTGCTCGCGGAGAGCTTCGCCCGCATCCACAAGGCGAACCTGTTCAACTTCGGCCTCGTCCCGCTCACCATCGACGAGGAGACGTACGAGAACATCGACCAGGGCGACGACATCGAGATCGTCGACGACGTGGGCGAGGGCGTCCGCAACGGCGCCACCGAGTTCACGGTCCGCGTGAACGACGACTGGGAGGCCACGGCGCACCTCGACGCCTCCGAGCGCGAGCGCGAGATCCTCGCGGCCGGCGGGAAGCTCTCGTGGACGAAACAGCAGCACGACACCGGCAGCGGCGCGGCGCCCGCCGACGACTGA
- a CDS encoding NAD+ synthase: MSESVLLEEESTPLDLRFSAAELDRVHGHVTDFIAEQVDAAGAEGAVLGLSGGIDSTTVAYLAADALGAENLRGLVMPGSVNADENMGDAERVAEDLGIEHDVIEIEPIAEAFYDALPAAADEKMAESNVRVRVRAVCNYFAANADGRLVLGTGNRSEALTGYFTKYGDGAVDCHPLGNLYKQQVRQLAAHAGVPHDLVMKTPSAEMWAGQTDEAELGLDYDTLDAVLALHVDGPLSTAATVRKLDVTEEQVARVEELYESSKHKRAVPPAPAELTL, from the coding sequence ATGAGCGAATCCGTCCTGTTGGAGGAGGAATCGACCCCGTTGGACCTGCGGTTCTCCGCCGCCGAACTCGACCGGGTGCACGGGCACGTCACCGACTTCATCGCCGAGCAGGTCGACGCCGCGGGGGCGGAGGGGGCGGTGCTCGGGCTCTCCGGCGGGATCGACTCGACGACGGTCGCGTACCTCGCGGCCGACGCGCTCGGCGCCGAGAACCTCCGCGGGCTGGTGATGCCGGGGTCGGTCAACGCCGACGAGAACATGGGCGACGCCGAGCGCGTCGCCGAGGATCTCGGCATCGAGCACGACGTGATCGAGATCGAACCCATCGCCGAGGCGTTCTACGACGCGCTCCCGGCGGCGGCCGACGAGAAGATGGCCGAGAGCAACGTCCGCGTGCGCGTCCGAGCAGTCTGCAACTACTTCGCCGCCAACGCCGACGGCCGCCTCGTGCTCGGGACGGGCAACCGCAGCGAGGCGCTCACGGGCTACTTCACGAAGTACGGCGACGGGGCGGTCGACTGCCATCCCCTCGGGAACCTCTACAAACAGCAGGTACGGCAGCTCGCCGCCCACGCCGGCGTTCCACACGACCTCGTGATGAAGACGCCCTCGGCGGAGATGTGGGCCGGCCAGACCGACGAGGCGGAACTGGGGCTCGACTACGACACGCTCGATGCGGTGCTCGCGCTCCACGTCGACGGGCCGCTGTCGACGGCCGCCACCGTCCGCAAGCTCGACGTGACCGAGGAACAGGTCGCCCGGGTCGAGGAACTGTACGAGTCCTCGAAACACAAGCGCGCGGTGCCGCCCGCGCCCGCCGAGTTGACGCTGTAG